The following proteins are co-located in the Pomacea canaliculata isolate SZHN2017 linkage group LG10, ASM307304v1, whole genome shotgun sequence genome:
- the LOC112573368 gene encoding uncharacterized protein LOC112573368, whose product MTVSGTCDLYIMQDEAREVDRAPTVTPQAPSSSASPVPPIRSPILSIQTLPRHSAFIAISDATDCPQKTVDEDSSNTGPRVGIAFGVLILGMIIGAVSVLLVHRYLIHRVKTDTIELQSGSH is encoded by the exons ATGACAGTCAGTGGAACATGTGATCTTTATATAATGCAAG ACGAAGCAAGAGAGGTGGACAGAGCACCCACTGTTACTCCACAGGCTCCCTCTTCCAGTGCATCCCCTGTCCCACCAATCCGGTCTCCAATATTATCAATCCAGACTCTTCCAAGACACAGTGCCTTCATTGCAATAAGTGATGCCACAG ATTGCCCACAGAAAACTGTAGACGAAGATTCAAGTAATACGG GGCCACGTGTTGGTATCGCCTTTGGGGTCCTGATTCTGGGCATGATCATCGGAGCTGTTAGTGTCCTGCTAGTTCACCGTTATCTCATTCACCGTGTGAAAACTGACACAATAGAGCTACAGTCTGGTTCTCACTGA